A stretch of Parvimonas micra DNA encodes these proteins:
- a CDS encoding cupin domain-containing protein, whose translation MKEQVGKVFSIAKDNKALEGCTISKEVHGGENYIAYFSMAEDTDISAELFPYYKLLIVAEGELEVYGFSENIKKVKVGECIVTPIEVPVGMRTKSGAIFTEIAIQKEDFMNKLVKAGEVFKLGELLQYQEGKIVNMDVVHNDKMKFVLMAFDAGTGLSEHSAPGEAIVFALDGEGIIGYEGTDHVIKAGECFHFAKAGRHYVKAEKNFKMALLLTLE comes from the coding sequence AAGTTGGAAAAGTGTTCTCCATAGCTAAAGATAATAAAGCACTAGAAGGATGTACAATATCAAAAGAAGTACATGGAGGAGAAAATTACATAGCATATTTTTCTATGGCAGAAGATACAGATATAAGTGCAGAATTATTCCCTTATTATAAGCTGTTGATTGTAGCAGAGGGAGAGCTTGAAGTATATGGATTTTCTGAAAATATTAAAAAAGTAAAAGTAGGTGAATGTATTGTAACACCAATTGAGGTTCCAGTTGGTATGAGAACTAAATCAGGAGCAATATTCACTGAAATTGCAATACAAAAGGAGGACTTTATGAATAAGTTAGTAAAAGCTGGAGAAGTTTTTAAATTAGGAGAATTACTACAATATCAAGAAGGGAAAATTGTAAATATGGACGTAGTCCACAATGATAAGATGAAATTTGTATTAATGGCATTTGATGCAGGAACAGGTCTTTCAGAACATTCAGCACCGGGAGAAGCAATAGTATTTGCATTAGACGGAGAAGGAATAATCGGATACGAAGGAACAGACCATGTAATAAAAGCAGGTGAATGCTTCCATTTTGCAAAAGCTGGCAGACATTATGTAAAAGCCGAAAAGAATTTTAAAATGGCATTACTTTTAACATTAGAATAA